The following are encoded together in the Microterricola viridarii genome:
- a CDS encoding alpha/beta hydrolase, which yields MTTAARTTPAGSPARPARRRGRRGRRWGAALAGALAVTIALTGCVTAFLPEPPPATSTPTGEDVDASVAAFYGQTVQWSSCGGGMQCADVKAPLNWADPASGTIKLAIVRQPASGDKIGSLFVNPGGPGASGYDFVKDSVDYATDERLQERFDVVGFDPRGVGRSTAVACYDAAQMDAYLYDVSTTKRGSDAWIAEMTDSSRAFGNACATETGPLLEHVDTQSAARDLDLLRAVLGDKELYYLGYSYGTFLGAVYAELFPGKAGRLVLDGALDPAASNFEVTKVQSVGFENALRAYLKDCLGSSSCPFSGTVDQGMATIAALLASVDASPIRASDGRQLGSNALLTAIIYPLYDAKAWGMLSDMFESVMHGDADLAFQFADGYNGRNADGSYSDNSTEAFMAVNCMDYSYNADPASMRAQAAEIAAAAPVIGSYMAYGDIGCANWPYKFQGERAPIHAAGAPPILVIGTTNDPATPYVWAESLADQLDSGVLVTYQGEGHTAYNKSNSCISNTVDDYLIKGTVPSADPRC from the coding sequence TTGACGACTGCCGCCCGCACCACCCCCGCCGGGTCTCCCGCCCGTCCCGCTCGACGCCGTGGGCGCCGTGGGCGCCGATGGGGCGCAGCACTGGCCGGCGCTCTTGCCGTCACCATCGCGCTCACCGGATGCGTCACGGCGTTCCTGCCCGAGCCGCCCCCGGCCACCTCCACGCCGACCGGTGAGGACGTCGACGCCTCGGTCGCCGCGTTCTACGGGCAGACCGTGCAGTGGAGCAGCTGCGGCGGCGGCATGCAGTGCGCCGACGTGAAGGCGCCGCTGAACTGGGCGGATCCGGCATCCGGAACCATCAAGCTGGCCATCGTGCGCCAGCCGGCCAGCGGCGACAAGATCGGCTCCCTGTTCGTGAACCCGGGCGGCCCCGGTGCGTCCGGCTACGACTTCGTGAAGGACTCGGTCGACTATGCGACCGACGAGCGCCTGCAGGAACGCTTCGACGTGGTTGGCTTCGACCCCCGCGGCGTCGGCCGCTCCACCGCGGTCGCCTGCTACGACGCGGCCCAGATGGACGCGTACCTCTACGACGTGAGCACCACTAAGCGCGGTAGCGACGCCTGGATCGCCGAGATGACCGACTCATCGCGCGCCTTCGGCAACGCCTGCGCCACCGAAACCGGGCCGCTGCTCGAGCACGTCGACACGCAGAGCGCCGCCAGAGACCTCGACCTGCTGCGCGCCGTGCTCGGCGACAAGGAGCTGTACTACCTCGGCTACTCCTACGGCACCTTCCTCGGCGCCGTCTACGCCGAGCTGTTCCCGGGCAAGGCCGGCCGGCTCGTGCTCGACGGCGCGTTGGACCCCGCCGCCAGCAACTTCGAGGTGACCAAGGTGCAGTCCGTCGGCTTCGAGAACGCGCTGCGCGCCTACCTCAAAGACTGCCTCGGCTCGTCCTCCTGCCCGTTCAGCGGCACGGTCGACCAGGGCATGGCCACCATCGCCGCGCTACTGGCATCCGTTGACGCCAGCCCGATCCGGGCCTCGGATGGCCGCCAGCTGGGTTCCAACGCGCTGCTGACGGCGATCATCTACCCGCTCTACGACGCCAAGGCGTGGGGCATGCTCAGCGACATGTTCGAGAGCGTGATGCACGGCGATGCCGACCTGGCGTTCCAGTTCGCCGACGGTTACAACGGCCGCAACGCCGACGGGAGCTACTCCGACAACTCCACCGAGGCGTTCATGGCCGTGAACTGCATGGACTACAGCTACAACGCTGACCCGGCCTCGATGCGCGCCCAGGCCGCCGAGATCGCGGCGGCTGCGCCGGTGATCGGCAGCTACATGGCCTACGGCGACATCGGCTGCGCCAACTGGCCGTACAAGTTCCAGGGCGAGCGCGCCCCGATCCACGCGGCGGGCGCCCCGCCGATCCTGGTCATCGGAACGACGAACGACCCGGCCACGCCGTACGTCTGGGCCGAGTCGCTCGCCGACCAGCTCGACAGCGGCGTGCTCGTCACCTACCAGGGTGAGGGCCACACCGCCTACAACAAGTCGAACTCGTGCATCTCGAACACCGTCGACGACTACCTCATCAAGGGAACGGTGCCCTCGGCCGACCCGCGCTGTTAG
- a CDS encoding DNA polymerase III subunit delta' has product MTVWSELTGQAEAIALFRAAASFQPGAAADAARADAALAATESGAVASGPANQMTHSWLITGPAGSGRSNLAFAFATALLSGNHDGDEATAAQVRARSHPDLQVLTTEGVIIKIADVRETVRRSHYSPSVGRYRVIIVEDADRMAEHASNVLLKELEEPPERTVWILCAPSEADLLPTIRSRVRSVRLRVPTVADVAELLVRRNGISPELAERAAREAQSHIGMAQRLATSAEARDRRQETLTTALEVRSVSSAVLAAARMLAIAGADAEAITVQRDAQEREHTLRSLGIAPGQAIPPALRGQIKAMEDDQKRRAKRSLRDGIDRILVDLSSLFRDVIMLQLGRTDAVINRELEGKIAAAATRSTPAETLATLDAITTARHRIEANVAPLLALEAMLVSFRRT; this is encoded by the coding sequence GTGACGGTGTGGAGCGAACTGACGGGGCAAGCGGAGGCGATCGCACTGTTCCGCGCCGCGGCGAGCTTCCAACCGGGCGCGGCGGCCGATGCCGCACGTGCCGACGCAGCGCTGGCTGCCACCGAGTCCGGCGCTGTGGCATCCGGCCCGGCGAACCAGATGACGCACTCCTGGCTGATCACCGGCCCGGCTGGCTCCGGTCGCTCCAACCTGGCCTTCGCCTTCGCCACCGCGCTGCTCAGCGGCAACCACGACGGCGACGAGGCGACCGCCGCGCAGGTGCGGGCGCGCAGCCACCCCGACCTGCAGGTGCTCACCACCGAGGGCGTCATCATCAAGATCGCCGACGTGCGCGAGACGGTGCGCCGCTCGCACTACTCGCCCTCGGTCGGCCGCTACCGCGTGATCATCGTCGAGGACGCCGACCGGATGGCCGAGCACGCCTCGAACGTGCTGCTCAAGGAGCTCGAGGAGCCGCCGGAGCGCACCGTGTGGATCCTCTGCGCGCCGAGCGAGGCCGACCTGCTGCCGACGATCCGCTCGCGCGTGCGCAGCGTGCGGCTGCGCGTGCCCACCGTCGCGGATGTCGCCGAGCTGCTGGTGCGGCGCAACGGCATCAGCCCCGAGCTGGCCGAGCGTGCCGCCCGTGAGGCGCAGAGCCACATCGGCATGGCGCAGCGCCTGGCCACCAGTGCCGAGGCACGCGACCGCCGCCAGGAGACCCTGACCACCGCCCTTGAGGTGCGTTCCGTCAGCAGCGCGGTGCTCGCCGCCGCCCGGATGCTGGCGATCGCCGGCGCCGACGCCGAGGCCATCACGGTGCAGCGCGACGCCCAGGAGCGCGAGCACACGCTGCGCTCGCTCGGCATTGCGCCGGGGCAGGCGATTCCGCCCGCACTGCGCGGCCAGATCAAGGCGATGGAAGACGACCAGAAACGGCGCGCGAAGCGCAGCCTGCGCGACGGCATCGACCGCATCCTGGTCGACCTCTCCTCGCTGTTCCGCGACGTGATCATGCTGCAGCTCGGCCGCACGGATGCCGTCATCAACCGCGAGCTCGAGGGCAAGATCGCGGCAGCCGCCACGCGCAGCACTCCCGCAGAAACACTCGCTACGCTCGACGCGATCACCACCGCGCGGCACCGGATCGAGGCGAACGTCGCCCCGCTCCTGGCGCTCGAGGCGATGCTCGTGTCGTTCCGTCGCACCTAA
- a CDS encoding NAD(P)/FAD-dependent oxidoreductase encodes MIVGGGHGGFHTANALREAGFTAPITIVDAGAGLPYARPPLSKDYLAGTVGAEQIWFRPESFYAAAGVTLLAGTTVEAVDRATRCVRLVDAEGTVSLLDYDHLVLATGSRPRPLTVPGAELAGVHRLATRADADRLATAFERARDVVIIGAGFIGLECAAHATARGLAPTVINAAARVLERAASAPFAAQIEAWHEARGVRMLHGTVAREIVGADGAATGVRDSAGRLHPADLVVVGIGAEPVSELAQAAGLVVQGGVLVDALLRTSDPGIFAIGDCARYPHAATGALLRLESVQNATDQARSVAATLTGRPRPYDAAPWFWSDQAELRIQIAGLSAAADEHVLRGDPASGRFSVYCFRDGVLVGVDSLGSAADHIGARKLLAARVSPTPEQAANPSFPLNSLLQLAPVGG; translated from the coding sequence GTGATCGTCGGGGGCGGTCACGGCGGCTTCCACACCGCGAACGCGCTGCGGGAGGCAGGATTCACCGCGCCGATCACCATCGTGGATGCCGGGGCGGGGCTGCCGTACGCGCGGCCGCCGCTGTCGAAGGACTACCTCGCCGGCACGGTCGGCGCCGAGCAGATCTGGTTCCGGCCGGAGTCCTTCTACGCGGCGGCGGGCGTGACTCTGCTGGCGGGCACGACGGTCGAGGCGGTCGACCGGGCGACCCGCTGCGTGCGGCTCGTCGACGCCGAGGGCACGGTGTCACTGCTCGACTACGACCACCTGGTGCTGGCGACGGGCTCGCGGCCGCGCCCCCTGACGGTGCCGGGCGCCGAGCTGGCCGGCGTGCACCGGCTCGCCACTCGAGCAGACGCCGACCGGCTCGCGACCGCCTTCGAGCGGGCCCGCGACGTCGTCATCATCGGGGCCGGCTTCATCGGGCTGGAGTGTGCCGCCCACGCGACGGCGCGTGGGCTTGCGCCGACGGTCATCAACGCGGCCGCCCGCGTGCTGGAGCGCGCGGCATCCGCCCCCTTCGCCGCGCAGATCGAGGCCTGGCACGAGGCGCGCGGCGTGCGGATGCTGCACGGCACCGTGGCGCGCGAGATCGTGGGTGCCGACGGCGCCGCCACCGGCGTGCGCGACAGCGCCGGGCGGTTGCACCCGGCCGACCTCGTCGTCGTCGGCATCGGCGCCGAACCGGTGAGCGAGCTGGCCCAGGCGGCCGGTCTCGTCGTGCAGGGCGGTGTGCTCGTCGACGCCCTGCTTCGCACGAGTGACCCGGGGATATTCGCGATCGGCGACTGTGCGCGCTACCCGCACGCGGCCACCGGCGCGCTGCTGCGGCTGGAGTCGGTGCAGAACGCGACCGACCAGGCGCGCAGCGTCGCCGCCACGCTCACCGGGCGGCCGCGCCCGTACGACGCCGCGCCCTGGTTCTGGAGCGACCAGGCCGAGCTGCGGATCCAGATCGCCGGGCTGAGCGCCGCGGCCGACGAGCACGTGCTGCGGGGCGACCCGGCCAGCGGCCGGTTCAGCGTGTACTGCTTTCGCGACGGCGTGCTGGTCGGCGTCGACTCACTGGGCAGCGCCGCCGACCACATTGGGGCGCGCAAGCTGCTCGCCGCCCGGGTCAGCCCGACGCCGGAGCAGGCCGCCAATCCGAGCTTCCCGCTGAACTCCCTGCTGCAGCTCGCACCCGTCGGCGGCTGA
- a CDS encoding 2Fe-2S iron-sulfur cluster-binding protein, producing MSVDGAAVDLDVADGMSVMKAAVNNRVRGIVGECGGGMQCSTCHVYVDEANTIALPPISEDEEEMLEATAAPRTAHSRLSCQLRCSAATDGLLVHAPATQF from the coding sequence GTGAGCGTCGACGGCGCCGCCGTCGACCTGGACGTCGCCGACGGGATGTCGGTGATGAAGGCCGCCGTCAACAATCGGGTGAGGGGCATCGTCGGCGAGTGCGGCGGCGGAATGCAGTGCTCCACCTGCCACGTCTACGTCGACGAGGCGAACACCATCGCCCTGCCGCCGATCTCGGAGGACGAGGAGGAGATGCTCGAGGCGACCGCCGCCCCGCGCACCGCTCACTCACGGCTGAGCTGCCAGCTGCGGTGCTCCGCCGCCACCGACGGGCTGCTCGTGCACGCCCCGGCCACCCAGTTCTGA
- a CDS encoding cytochrome P450, whose translation MAAESATTTETTAAASAAVGAGGTLGESVDLAEMWVNPWPLLERLRAEEPVAWVPAANRYLVTRYDDVSTIEQNPEIFIAREEGSLMYRVMGHPFLRKDGEEHRAERHAVESPLKPNAIKRHWNPIFERNAADLIDALEQRGGGELVADFFGPLAARNLAHVLGFMTDTSGHAPDAFDLSLQVWSQSMMDGVGNYADDPAVWAQADAVVAEIDAEIDRAVARVRVTPDESMISAAVHAEYQMPIESLRAAVKMTIGGGVNEPRDAMGIAVYALITHPEIRARVEADAALWRPVFEETIRWVAPISMYPKMVAVDTELGGVSLKPGDKIGVCVGSANRDERVFERPEEFNIDRDHVSHHAFGGGPHFCGGAWVARASVAQIALPELFRRLPGLQLAPGAAPRERGWVFRGLLELPAVW comes from the coding sequence ATGGCGGCAGAGTCTGCAACGACGACGGAAACGACGGCGGCGGCATCCGCAGCGGTGGGGGCCGGCGGGACGCTCGGCGAGAGCGTGGACCTGGCCGAGATGTGGGTGAACCCGTGGCCGCTGCTCGAGCGGTTGCGCGCCGAGGAGCCTGTGGCCTGGGTGCCGGCGGCGAACCGCTACCTCGTCACCCGCTACGACGACGTGAGCACGATCGAGCAGAACCCCGAGATCTTCATCGCCCGCGAGGAGGGCTCGCTGATGTACCGGGTGATGGGACACCCGTTCCTGCGCAAGGACGGCGAGGAGCACCGCGCCGAACGGCACGCCGTCGAGAGCCCGCTCAAGCCCAACGCCATCAAGCGGCACTGGAACCCGATCTTCGAGCGCAACGCCGCAGACCTCATCGACGCCCTCGAGCAGCGGGGCGGCGGCGAGCTCGTCGCCGACTTCTTCGGCCCGCTCGCGGCGCGCAACCTCGCCCACGTGCTCGGCTTCATGACCGACACCTCCGGCCATGCGCCCGACGCCTTCGACCTCAGCCTGCAGGTCTGGTCGCAGTCCATGATGGACGGCGTCGGCAACTACGCCGACGACCCGGCCGTCTGGGCGCAGGCGGATGCCGTCGTCGCCGAGATCGACGCGGAGATCGACCGCGCCGTCGCCCGGGTGCGGGTGACGCCGGACGAGTCGATGATCTCTGCTGCCGTGCACGCCGAGTATCAGATGCCGATCGAGTCGCTGCGGGCGGCCGTGAAGATGACCATCGGCGGCGGCGTCAACGAGCCGCGCGACGCGATGGGCATCGCCGTCTACGCGCTGATCACCCACCCGGAGATCCGGGCGCGGGTCGAGGCGGATGCCGCGCTCTGGCGCCCCGTCTTCGAGGAGACGATCCGCTGGGTCGCCCCGATCTCGATGTACCCGAAGATGGTCGCCGTCGACACCGAGCTCGGCGGCGTCTCACTGAAGCCCGGCGACAAGATCGGCGTCTGCGTCGGCAGCGCCAACCGCGACGAGCGCGTGTTTGAGCGCCCGGAGGAGTTCAACATCGACCGCGACCACGTCAGCCACCACGCCTTCGGCGGCGGCCCGCACTTCTGCGGGGGTGCCTGGGTGGCCAGGGCCTCGGTCGCGCAGATCGCGCTGCCGGAGCTGTTCCGCCGGCTGCCGGGCCTGCAGCTGGCACCGGGGGCCGCGCCGCGCGAGCGTGGCTGGGTGTTCCGCGGGCTGCTCGAGCTGCCCGCCGTGTGGTGA
- a CDS encoding LysR family transcriptional regulator, protein MENHPFTIRQLEYFEAVATHGSLSTAAAQCHVTASGLAIALDELERNLGVQLFIRRKAKGATLTPLGAGLLPEVRMLLGNAGTLAAHALEAGDSVGGRLAVGCYPALSPFYLPSILEDFARAHPALELEFVEAPAPELHELLLQGNIEVALMYSADISRELAHDPVREYLPHVIVAASSPLAERASLSLAELAELPLIALDLPPSKQNTERLFARAGLRPRMSHSSLNFELVRCLVGRDLGYSILYQRPRGDLSYDGHRVVSVPLADTVETSTVGLARTAGSRMTRRTEALLEHLRAAPGAPLHSSPANTG, encoded by the coding sequence ATGGAGAACCACCCGTTCACGATCCGGCAGCTGGAGTACTTCGAGGCCGTGGCCACGCACGGCTCGCTGTCGACGGCGGCCGCGCAATGCCACGTCACGGCATCCGGTCTGGCCATCGCCTTGGACGAGCTGGAGAGGAACCTCGGGGTGCAGCTCTTCATCCGCCGCAAGGCGAAGGGGGCAACCTTGACACCGCTCGGCGCCGGGCTGCTCCCGGAGGTGCGCATGCTCCTCGGCAACGCGGGCACGCTCGCCGCGCACGCGCTCGAGGCGGGAGACAGCGTCGGCGGGCGCCTCGCGGTCGGCTGCTACCCGGCGCTCTCCCCGTTCTACCTTCCGAGCATCCTCGAGGACTTCGCACGCGCCCACCCGGCGCTCGAACTCGAGTTCGTCGAGGCCCCGGCGCCTGAGCTGCACGAACTGCTGCTGCAGGGCAACATCGAGGTGGCCCTCATGTACAGCGCCGACATCTCCCGGGAGCTCGCGCACGACCCGGTGCGGGAGTACCTGCCGCACGTGATCGTCGCCGCGAGCAGCCCGCTCGCCGAACGGGCGTCGCTGAGCCTGGCCGAGTTGGCGGAGCTTCCGCTCATCGCCCTCGACCTGCCGCCCAGCAAGCAGAACACGGAGCGGCTGTTCGCGCGCGCAGGCCTCCGCCCGCGAATGAGCCACAGCTCGCTGAACTTCGAGTTGGTGCGCTGCCTCGTCGGGCGCGACCTCGGCTACTCGATTCTGTACCAGCGACCGCGGGGCGACCTCAGCTACGACGGCCACCGGGTGGTCAGCGTCCCGCTCGCCGACACCGTCGAGACGAGCACCGTCGGCCTGGCCCGCACAGCGGGCAGCCGGATGACGCGGCGCACCGAGGCCCTGCTTGAGCACCTGCGCGCAGCCCCCGGCGCACCCCTGCACAGCTCGCCCGCAAACACAGGATGA
- the tmk gene encoding dTMP kinase, translating into MTGGSAPLVESVETAGAASGVFITLEGGDGSGKTTQSELLASWLGEQGRTVLRTREPGGTEVGVEIREIVLHHRGHIAARAEALLYAADRAHHIETAVRPALARGEVVIQDRYIDSSVAYQGAGRVLGGEEVRQLSLWATEGLLPDLTVLLDLDETVARGRLDAAEKRFDRLEAEKGAFHARVREAFLALAAAEPERFLVVDAALPVDEIAALIRARVAALLD; encoded by the coding sequence GTGACCGGGGGCTCTGCCCCGCTGGTTGAGTCTGTCGAAACCGCCGGCGCGGCATCCGGTGTCTTCATCACGCTGGAGGGCGGCGACGGCTCGGGCAAGACGACCCAGTCCGAGCTGCTGGCCAGCTGGCTCGGCGAGCAGGGCCGCACGGTCCTGCGCACCCGCGAGCCCGGCGGCACCGAGGTCGGCGTCGAGATCCGCGAGATCGTGCTGCACCACCGCGGACACATCGCGGCGCGGGCCGAGGCGCTGCTCTACGCCGCCGACCGCGCGCACCACATCGAGACGGCGGTGCGCCCGGCGCTCGCCCGCGGTGAGGTCGTCATCCAGGACCGCTACATCGACTCCTCCGTCGCCTACCAGGGCGCCGGGCGGGTGCTCGGCGGCGAGGAGGTGCGCCAGCTCTCCCTCTGGGCGACAGAGGGGCTGCTGCCCGACCTCACCGTGCTGCTCGACCTCGACGAGACGGTGGCCCGTGGCCGGCTGGATGCCGCCGAGAAGCGCTTCGACCGGCTCGAGGCCGAGAAGGGCGCCTTCCACGCCCGCGTGCGCGAGGCCTTCCTCGCGCTGGCGGCGGCCGAGCCGGAGCGCTTTCTCGTCGTGGACGCCGCCCTGCCCGTCGACGAGATCGCCGCGCTGATCCGCGCCCGCGTCGCCGCGCTGCTCGACTAA